The DNA window CCGCGAGGCGCAGCGAACGGGCCCCAAGGGACGCCCGACGCCCAGGCGCAACGAGGCTCGGCGCAATCCCCGGAAGGGACCGGTCGCGCCCGCTCCCATGACCTCCGCCGAGGCGCGGGCCCGGCGCAAATCGCTGGCCGGTCCCAAGCTCAGCCGTGAGGAGCGCCGGGCCGACAAGGCCGCCGGACGCGCCCGCACGTCGGATCGCCGCGAGCGGATGATGGCCGGCGAAGAGGGCTATCTGTTGCCGCGCGACCAGGGCCCCATCCGGCGCTACGTTCGTGACGTGGTGGACTCGCGGCGCAATCTGCTGGGTTTGTTCATGCCGTCGACCCTGTTCTTGATGTTCGTCATGTTCGGCGTCCCGCAGCTGCAGCTCTGGGTGTCCCCGGCGATGCTGGCGCTGATGGCCGTGATGAGCGTCGACGGCCTGATGCTGGGCCGCAAAGTCAGCAGGCTGGTCGACGCCAAGTTCCCCAACAACACCGAAAGCCGTTGGAAGCTAGGGCTTTACGCCGCCAGCCGGGCGTCTCAGATGCGCCGGCTGCGGGCGCCGCGGCCGCAGGTCAAGCACGGCGCCAGTGTCGATTAAAGCTCGCCGGAAGGCCGGCTGACTTCGGTGCGCACCCTGGTGCTCGGCGGAATCAGGTCAGGCAAATCGCAGTGGGCGGAGGAAGCCATCGCCGACGGTTTGCCGGCCGGGCAGGCGGTCCATTACCTGGCGCCCGGTCCGGCCGGCGACGACGATGCGGCCTGGGCACACCGGATCGCCCAGCATCGCGGCCGTCGGCCCGCCCACTGGTCGACGATCGAAACCGACGACATCGCAACGCAATTGCGACAGTCACCGCAAACCCCGACGCTGATCGACGACCTCGGCACCTGGTTGACGGGTGCGCTGGATCGCAACAACGCCTGGGACGGCGGCTCGGTGGCGGCCTCCGTCGATGACGTGCTGGCCGCGGTCGGCGACTTCGCTTCGCCGCTGGTGCTGGTCAGCCCGGAAGTGGGGTTGACCGTGGTGCCCGCCACCGCCTCCGGGCGCCGGTTCGCCGACGAACTGGGCAGCCTCAACCAGCGTTTGGCGCGGTTGTGCGACCGGGTGGTGTTGGTGGTGGCCGGGCAGCCGGTACCGATCAAACCGTCGGGGGCGTGATGCAATTCGCCGCCGTCTCGCCGCCCGACGCGGGCGTCGCCGTCGCCGCCCGTGCCCGCCAGGACACGCTGACCAAGCCCCGGGGCGCGCTGGGACGCCTGGAGGATCTGTCGGTGTGGGTCGCGTCGTGCCAGGGACATTGCCCGCCAAGACAATTCGAGCGCGCCCGGGTGGTGGTGTTCGCCGGTGATCACGGCGTCGCGCGCTCGGGGGTGTCGGCGTACCCGCCGGAGGTGACGGCCCAGATGGTCGCCAATTTCGAGGCCGGCGGCGCGGCGATCAACGTCCTGGCCGACATCGCCGGGGCGACGGTGCGCGTCGCGGACCTGGCGGTCGATGCCGACCCGCTGACCGAACGGATCGGCGCCCACAAGGTGCGCCGCGCCAGCGGCGACATCCGCGTCGAGGACGCGTTGAGCGACGACGAGACCGCGCGGGCGCTCGCCGCCGGCGCGGCCATCGCCGACGAGGAGGTCGATGCCGGCGCCGACCTGCTGATCGCCGGCGATATGGGGATCGGAAACACCACGGCCGCAACGGTTTTAGTGGCGGCCCTGACCAATGTCGAACCGGTCGTGGCGGTGGGCTTCGGCACCGGTATCGATGACGCCGGGTGGGCGCGCAAGACCGCTGCAGTGCGCGACGCCCTGTTTCGCGCCCGGCAGGTGTTGCCCGATCCGGTCGCGCTGCTGCGCCGCGCTGGCGGCGCCGACCTGGCCGCGATGGCGGGCTTTTGCGCGCAGGCCGCGGTGCGGCGCACGCCGCTGCTGCTCGACGGCATGGCGGTGACGGCGGCCGCGCTGCTCGCCGAGCACCTGGCGCCCGGCGCCCGGCTGTGGTGGCAGGCCGGGCACCGATCCACCGAGCCCGCCCATGCGCTGGCGCTGACCGCGCTGGATCTGGAGCCGATCCTCGACCTGCGGATGCGGCTGGGCGAGGGAACCGGCGCCGCGCTCGCGCTGCCGGTGTTGCGCGCCGCCATCGCGGCCCTGTCGTCGATGGCGACCTTCACCCAGGCCGGCGTGTCCGACCGCGGCGACCGCGCGGAGTCCGGCCGCACCGACAGTCCCGCCGCTCCGCCGTCGTGATCCGTTCGCTGGCAACGGCTTTCGCGTTCGGGACGGTGCTGCCACTCCCGGGTGGCGGCAACGCGCCGTTGGGCCGCGGCGCAATGACGGCGCTGCCGGCGGTGGGCGCCGTCGTGGGGGCCCTGGCCGCGGCCGTGACCTGGGGTGGGGCCCACGTGTTCGGGCCGTCCAGCCCGCTGCCCGGCCTGCTCGCGGTCACGGTGCTGCTGCTGGTGACCCGCGGCCTGCATCTGGACGGTGTCGCCGACACCGCCGACGGATTGGGCTGCTACGGGCCCCCGCAGCGGGCGCTGGCGGTGATGCGCGAGGGCTCGGCCG is part of the Mycobacterium mantenii genome and encodes:
- a CDS encoding DUF3043 domain-containing protein, with amino-acid sequence MKLLGRKKGQDTDLDESAAASTASGGAGASGDATREAQRTGPKGRPTPRRNEARRNPRKGPVAPAPMTSAEARARRKSLAGPKLSREERRADKAAGRARTSDRRERMMAGEEGYLLPRDQGPIRRYVRDVVDSRRNLLGLFMPSTLFLMFVMFGVPQLQLWVSPAMLALMAVMSVDGLMLGRKVSRLVDAKFPNNTESRWKLGLYAASRASQMRRLRAPRPQVKHGASVD
- the cobT gene encoding nicotinate-nucleotide--dimethylbenzimidazole phosphoribosyltransferase, producing MMQFAAVSPPDAGVAVAARARQDTLTKPRGALGRLEDLSVWVASCQGHCPPRQFERARVVVFAGDHGVARSGVSAYPPEVTAQMVANFEAGGAAINVLADIAGATVRVADLAVDADPLTERIGAHKVRRASGDIRVEDALSDDETARALAAGAAIADEEVDAGADLLIAGDMGIGNTTAATVLVAALTNVEPVVAVGFGTGIDDAGWARKTAAVRDALFRARQVLPDPVALLRRAGGADLAAMAGFCAQAAVRRTPLLLDGMAVTAAALLAEHLAPGARLWWQAGHRSTEPAHALALTALDLEPILDLRMRLGEGTGAALALPVLRAAIAALSSMATFTQAGVSDRGDRAESGRTDSPAAPPS
- a CDS encoding bifunctional adenosylcobinamide kinase/adenosylcobinamide-phosphate guanylyltransferase, which encodes MRTLVLGGIRSGKSQWAEEAIADGLPAGQAVHYLAPGPAGDDDAAWAHRIAQHRGRRPAHWSTIETDDIATQLRQSPQTPTLIDDLGTWLTGALDRNNAWDGGSVAASVDDVLAAVGDFASPLVLVSPEVGLTVVPATASGRRFADELGSLNQRLARLCDRVVLVVAGQPVPIKPSGA